In a single window of the Megalobrama amblycephala isolate DHTTF-2021 linkage group LG3, ASM1881202v1, whole genome shotgun sequence genome:
- the enosf1 gene encoding mitochondrial enolase superfamily member 1: MPGDKIIKVSVRDVRFPTSLEQHGSDAMHTDPDYSVAYVVLETEAALKGYGLTFTVGRGTEIVVCAVKALSTLVVGKTLEEITGDFRGFYRLLSSDGQMRWIGPEKGVIQLATAAILNAVWDLWARVEGKPLWKLLVDMDPVKLISCIDFRYITDALTEQEALDILVKAKAGQKTREEQMLREGYPAYTTSCAWLGYTDQQLTQLCSDALAQGWTKFKVKVGADLQDDIRRCSLIRKLIGPDKTLMIDANQRWDVNEAVTWVTKLAEFHPLWIEEPTSPDDILGHASISKALAPFGIGVATGEQCQNRVMFKQFLQASALQFVQIDSCRVGSVNENLAIILMAAKFNVPVCPHAGGVGLCELVQHLILFDYISVSASLSNRMCEFVDHLHEHFKSPTNIRNAHYIPPMDPGFSCEMLEESVKKHQYPEGEVWRAIEKQGKQ; encoded by the exons ATGCCGGgagacaaaataataaaagtgtCAGTGCGCGACGTGAGATTCCCGACGTCACTGGAACAACATGGATCTGACGCAATG CACACCGATCCAGATTACTCTGTCGCATATGTCGTTCTGGAGactgaagctgcactgaagggTTATGGCTTGACTTTCACTGTGGGAAGAGGGACGGAGATCG TCGTTTGTGCAGTTAAAGCCTTATCTACTTTGGTGGTCGGAAAGACTTTGGAGGAGATAACCGGTGACTTCAGAGGCTTCTACAGACTCCTGAGCAGTGATGGTCAAATGAGATGG ATTGGACCAGAAAAAGGAGTAATTCAGCTGGCGACGGCGGCCATTCTGAATGCCGTCTGGGATTTATGGGCACGAGTGGAAGGAAAG CCCCTGTGGAAGCTGCTTGTTGACATG GATCCTGTGAAGTTGATCAGCTGTATTGATTTCAGATATATCACTGATGCACTGACGGAGCAGGAAGCTTTAG ATATTTTGGTAAAAGCCAAAGCGGGGCAGAAAACTAGAG AGGAGCAGATGTTAAGGGAAGGCTATCCCGCATACACCACTTCCTGTGCCTGGCTGGGCTACACTGATCAGCAACTTACCCAG CTCTGCTCTGACGCTCTTGCCCAAGGATGGACTAAATTTAAAGTGAAGGTTGGGGCTGATTTGCAGGATGACATCCGTAGATGCAGCCTCATCCGAAAGTTGATTGGACCAGACAAAACCCTG ATGATTGATGCCAATCAACGGTGGGATGTTAACGAAGCGGTTACTTGGGTAACCAAGCTGGCAGAGTTTCACCCTCTATGGATTGAGGAGCCCACATCTCCTGATGATATTCTAGGTCATGCGTCCATCTCTAAG gcACTTGCGCCCTTTGGTATTGGAGTGGCCACTGGAGAACAG TGCCAAAACAGAGTGATGTTCAAGCAGTTTCTTCAGGCCTCGGCTCTACAGTTTGTTCAGATTGACAGCTGTAGGGTGGGCAGTGTCAATGAAAACCTTGCCATCATACTCATGGCTGCTAAGTTTAATG TTCCCGTGTGTCCTCATGCTGGCGGCGTGGGACTGTGTGAGCTTGTTCAGCACCTCATTCTCTTTGACTACATTTCAGTGTCTGCTAGTTTAAGTAATAG GATGTGCGAGTTTGTGGATCATCTGCATGAACACTTCAAAAGCCCCACCAACATCAGAAATGCCCACTACATTCCACCAATG GACCCTGGATTCTCTTGTGAAATGCTGGAAGAATCAGTGAAAAAGCATCAGTACCCCGAGGGAGAGGTTTGGAGAGCCATTGAGAAGCAGGGGAAACaataa